From a single Nostoc sp. MS1 genomic region:
- a CDS encoding SufE family protein produces MSSSLDSLPPALAKIVQRFQRATDQKRRTEQLIAYGNKVKDFPEEDKLPENKVPGCVSQVYITAKLEDGKVVFRADSDAFISKGMVGLLIEGMNGLTPTEILELTPDFIQATGLNVSLTPSRANGFYNIFKTMQKKALECKLEASG; encoded by the coding sequence ATGTCTTCTAGTTTAGATTCTTTACCACCTGCACTAGCCAAAATTGTCCAGCGCTTTCAACGTGCTACCGACCAAAAAAGACGTACCGAACAGTTAATTGCTTACGGTAACAAGGTCAAGGATTTCCCAGAGGAGGACAAATTACCGGAAAATAAGGTTCCAGGCTGTGTTTCTCAGGTTTATATCACCGCCAAACTCGAAGATGGTAAGGTAGTATTCCGGGCTGATTCCGATGCCTTCATTAGTAAAGGCATGGTTGGTCTGCTAATTGAAGGCATGAATGGACTGACTCCCACGGAAATCTTAGAATTGACCCCAGATTTTATCCAAGCCACAGGTTTAAACGTCAGCTTGACCCCTTCCCGCGCTAACGGATTTTACAACATATTTAAAACCATGCAAAAAAAGGCGCTGGAATGTAAGTTAGAAGCATCGGGCTGA
- a CDS encoding alpha/beta fold hydrolase, with protein sequence MSTNLLSTSNPTGFGGVIKEFLWQWENQPIRVVYETLGQGSPLLLLPAFSSVSTRLEMAEMARLLAPHFQVVAVDWPGFGESSRPSLDYRPEIYQQFLADFVQAVFSTPITVLAAGHAASYVLLLAQKQPDTFAKIVLVAPTWRGPLPTMGANLQVAGIVRGLVRSPIVGQVLYKLNTTPSFLRFMYRRHVFTDTDRLTPNFIEKKWQTTQQPGARFASAAFVTGNIDAIHNQADFLALVQSLSVPLMVVISESSPPKSREEMNAVAAIPGVQSVIIPGSLGVHEEYPAAIFSAIEDFLFSPQS encoded by the coding sequence ATGTCTACCAATTTGCTATCCACCTCTAACCCTACTGGATTTGGTGGAGTAATTAAGGAATTTCTCTGGCAGTGGGAAAATCAACCAATACGAGTGGTGTATGAAACCCTTGGTCAAGGTTCACCACTTTTACTATTACCAGCTTTTAGCAGTGTATCTACCCGCTTGGAAATGGCAGAAATGGCTAGGTTATTAGCGCCCCATTTTCAGGTTGTAGCGGTAGACTGGCCGGGGTTTGGCGAATCTTCCCGTCCCAGCCTAGACTACCGACCAGAAATTTATCAACAATTTCTCGCAGATTTTGTGCAAGCGGTTTTTTCTACCCCCATTACGGTATTAGCGGCTGGCCATGCAGCTAGTTATGTGTTGCTACTGGCGCAAAAACAACCGGATACTTTTGCCAAAATTGTCTTAGTCGCACCCACTTGGCGCGGCCCCTTACCAACTATGGGGGCAAATCTACAAGTGGCTGGGATTGTGAGAGGATTAGTGCGATCGCCTATTGTGGGACAAGTCCTCTACAAACTCAATACCACACCTTCATTTTTACGTTTTATGTACCGCCGTCATGTATTCACTGATACCGACAGGCTGACACCTAATTTTATCGAGAAGAAGTGGCAAACAACCCAACAACCAGGAGCGAGATTTGCTTCGGCGGCCTTTGTCACTGGTAATATCGACGCTATACACAATCAAGCTGATTTTTTGGCGCTAGTCCAGTCATTATCTGTACCCCTGATGGTAGTCATTAGTGAATCAAGTCCACCTAAATCAAGGGAAGAAATGAATGCTGTAGCCGCTATACCCGGAGTGCAAAGTGTAATAATTCCTGGTTCTTTGGGAGTACATGAGGAATACCCAGCTGCTATTTTTAGCGCCATTGAGGATTTCTTATTCTCACCGCAAAGTTAG
- a CDS encoding helix-turn-helix domain-containing protein, with protein MKSISSHEYDIFRRCMIAARKEAQLTQESLAKSLQKPQSFVAKYENGERRLDVVEFLMVTRIIGVDPCTIIRKVDEQLSEASCEQKL; from the coding sequence ATGAAATCTATCTCCAGCCATGAGTATGACATATTCCGGCGCTGTATGATTGCTGCTCGCAAGGAAGCACAACTTACTCAGGAATCTCTTGCTAAATCTCTTCAAAAACCGCAATCTTTTGTTGCTAAATATGAGAATGGGGAGCGGCGCTTAGATGTCGTTGAGTTTCTCATGGTTACTCGCATAATTGGTGTAGACCCTTGTACTATTATAAGGAAGGTTGACGAGCAATTATCTGAAGCGTCTTGTGAACAAAAACTATGA
- a CDS encoding DNA methyltransferase, with amino-acid sequence MSRPHSEASSTVTLKSKATSTVGRGKVVSLNTKLNFSEWRDEYVALSLGNSLEFYKNWEQPTVIVSDGAYGILGFEGDTSDHIDLPNWYQPHIEEWSKAAMPSTTLWFWNSEIGWAVVHPILEKYGWRYVNCNVWNKGKGHIAGNVNTEKIRRFPVVTEVCVQYVREVRINELTLKAWLLKEWKRSRLPLRRANDACGVVDAATRKYFDQGHLWYFPPPEMFERLVNYANEHGSPEGKPYFSLDGNQPLTGAEWSKMRSKFRCPHGFTNVWERQALRGDERVKTKSGKALHLNQKPLDLMTMIIETSSDEYDVVWEPFGGLFSASLASQTLKRKAYSCEIDPDYFYYGVQRFNQEVH; translated from the coding sequence ATGAGTCGACCTCATTCAGAAGCTAGTTCTACAGTAACCTTGAAAAGTAAAGCTACCAGCACAGTTGGTCGCGGAAAAGTCGTTAGCCTAAACACCAAACTTAACTTTTCTGAATGGAGAGATGAATACGTTGCTTTATCTTTAGGTAATAGCCTTGAATTTTATAAAAATTGGGAGCAGCCTACTGTAATCGTTTCAGATGGGGCTTATGGTATTCTTGGTTTTGAAGGAGACACATCCGATCATATTGATTTACCCAATTGGTATCAGCCTCATATTGAGGAGTGGTCAAAAGCAGCGATGCCATCCACAACACTCTGGTTTTGGAACTCAGAAATTGGCTGGGCTGTGGTACATCCGATTTTAGAAAAGTATGGTTGGCGGTATGTTAACTGCAATGTTTGGAATAAAGGCAAAGGTCACATTGCAGGGAATGTTAACACAGAAAAAATTCGCAGATTTCCAGTAGTTACAGAAGTTTGTGTCCAATATGTAAGAGAAGTTAGAATTAACGAACTTACCTTAAAAGCCTGGTTACTGAAAGAATGGAAACGGTCTAGATTACCATTACGACGAGCAAACGATGCGTGTGGTGTGGTAGATGCCGCCACTAGGAAATATTTTGATCAAGGGCATTTATGGTACTTTCCACCTCCAGAGATGTTTGAAAGGCTAGTAAATTATGCAAATGAGCATGGTAGTCCTGAAGGAAAACCTTATTTTTCTCTAGATGGCAATCAACCCTTAACAGGGGCAGAATGGAGTAAAATGCGGTCAAAGTTTAGATGTCCTCATGGTTTTACCAATGTATGGGAACGCCAAGCGCTACGAGGTGATGAAAGAGTTAAAACAAAATCTGGCAAAGCGTTGCATCTTAACCAAAAGCCTCTTGATTTGATGACCATGATTATTGAAACATCAAGTGATGAATATGATGTAGTCTGGGAACCCTTTGGAGGACTATTTAGTGCGTCTTTAGCATCCCAAACACTCAAACGCAAAGCTTACTCATGTGAGATCGATCCAGATTATTTTTATTATGGAGTCCAGCGATTTAATCAAGAAGTTCATTAA
- a CDS encoding M16 family metallopeptidase produces the protein MKLRPYMLIGFVLSLLLSVLPIAGNFTYAATPAFNVAPVSGLSFTKGVQKTVLDNGLTVLTKEVHTAPVVSVQVWYRVGSRNEQKGENGISHQLEHLMFKGTTSRPVQFGRLFSALGSQFNAFTSYDETAYFGTVQKDKLKALLTLEADRMENALIGTEELTSEKRVVISELQGYENSPSYRLSRAVMRAAFPNRAYGLPVGGTKADVEQFTVEQVRNYYQTYYSPDNATLVITGDFDTDSTLKTVKETFSKLPKRAPGNRKTTAANKTPVSTSAAKAPIVLKEPGSVSFLQAVYPLPDVKHPDVPAIDVMDAILTGGRSSRLYQALVESGLASSVSGSAGELVEPGWYEINATAAQGQELTKINQVLQASLLEIQQKPVSPEELNRAKTQLQASFVLGNQDITSQATQLAYNQTVAGDYHYIEQYLAGIAKVTPDDIQRVAKTYLNPQKETIGYFEPTQVNGQAGNSAAGESRTAENFSPGKPVDPAELAKYLPPATSNTDTSKQSLPQQFSLTNGLRVLLLPDHSVPTVNLSGQINAGNEFDSNQKAGLASLTAANLLNGTKTKNALALAQVLEDRGASLDFAAAREGVSVSGEGLSANLPILVQTLADVLQNASFPQEQLELSRQRALIGLKAQLDDPGSLGRRVFQQAIYPENHPFYTFPTEASLKSISREDVVRFYRQYYRPDTTTIALVGDFDPDKVKKLLNQSFGKWQAIGQPPTLKVSNVALPKTLTRMNKVIPGKAEAVTYIGYSAISRKDPRYYAALILNQILGGDTLSSRLGTEVRDRLGLTYGIYSGFAAGINPGPFLISMQTAPTDADKAIASTIALLKQLREQGVTEAEVNTAKRTITNSYPVDLANPSNVSSIILDNSVYGLSTSELRDFPQQIQAVTMADVQQAIQDLIKPENLVIVTAGPGTIQNSKSPTGS, from the coding sequence ATGAAGCTACGTCCATATATGCTGATAGGTTTTGTCCTCAGCCTGTTGTTGAGTGTTTTGCCCATTGCTGGCAATTTTACTTATGCTGCTACACCTGCATTTAATGTTGCGCCTGTTTCTGGCTTATCCTTTACCAAAGGTGTGCAGAAAACCGTATTAGATAACGGTCTGACAGTTCTGACTAAAGAAGTGCATACTGCACCAGTGGTAAGTGTGCAGGTATGGTATAGAGTTGGTTCACGCAATGAGCAGAAGGGAGAAAATGGTATCTCCCATCAACTTGAGCATTTAATGTTCAAGGGTACTACTAGCCGTCCAGTGCAGTTCGGACGGTTATTTAGTGCTTTAGGTAGTCAATTTAATGCTTTCACCAGCTACGATGAAACGGCTTACTTCGGCACAGTGCAGAAAGACAAACTCAAAGCACTGCTGACTCTAGAAGCAGACCGCATGGAGAATGCGTTAATTGGTACAGAAGAATTGACTAGTGAAAAACGGGTAGTCATTTCGGAATTGCAAGGGTATGAAAACTCCCCTAGTTATCGCTTAAGTCGGGCAGTGATGCGGGCTGCTTTTCCTAACCGCGCTTATGGTTTGCCTGTGGGTGGAACTAAAGCCGATGTCGAACAATTTACAGTAGAACAAGTACGGAACTATTATCAAACTTATTACAGCCCAGATAACGCCACCTTGGTCATTACGGGAGACTTTGACACAGATTCTACGCTCAAAACTGTTAAGGAAACCTTTAGCAAATTACCAAAAAGAGCGCCAGGGAATAGAAAAACCACAGCAGCGAACAAGACTCCTGTTTCTACATCTGCTGCAAAAGCGCCAATTGTGCTGAAGGAACCGGGAAGTGTATCCTTTTTACAAGCTGTGTATCCTCTACCAGATGTCAAACATCCTGATGTACCAGCAATTGATGTGATGGATGCTATTCTCACGGGGGGGCGTAGTTCTAGACTATATCAAGCTTTGGTAGAATCTGGTTTAGCTAGTTCTGTCAGTGGTAGCGCAGGGGAATTAGTTGAGCCTGGTTGGTACGAGATTAATGCAACAGCCGCTCAAGGGCAAGAGTTAACCAAAATTAACCAAGTACTGCAAGCATCTTTGTTAGAAATACAACAAAAGCCTGTTTCCCCAGAAGAATTAAATCGGGCGAAGACACAGCTACAAGCCTCCTTTGTTTTAGGAAATCAGGATATTACAAGCCAAGCCACCCAATTGGCATATAACCAAACTGTAGCAGGTGATTATCACTACATTGAACAGTATTTAGCAGGGATCGCCAAGGTCACACCAGATGATATTCAACGGGTAGCCAAAACCTACCTCAACCCTCAAAAAGAAACCATCGGCTATTTTGAACCAACCCAAGTCAACGGTCAAGCAGGAAACTCTGCTGCTGGTGAAAGCCGCACTGCGGAAAACTTCAGCCCTGGTAAGCCTGTAGACCCCGCAGAATTAGCTAAATACTTACCTCCCGCCACATCAAACACAGATACAAGTAAACAATCTTTACCTCAACAATTTTCCTTAACTAACGGTTTACGTGTCCTCTTATTACCCGATCATAGTGTGCCTACCGTTAACCTCAGTGGACAAATTAACGCCGGGAATGAGTTTGATAGTAATCAAAAAGCTGGGCTGGCCAGTCTAACGGCTGCTAATTTATTGAATGGAACTAAGACGAAAAATGCTCTAGCGTTAGCACAGGTTTTAGAAGATAGAGGAGCCAGTTTAGATTTTGCTGCTGCTCGTGAAGGTGTGAGTGTTAGCGGTGAAGGCTTATCAGCCAACTTGCCTATATTAGTGCAGACATTGGCAGATGTATTACAGAATGCTTCTTTTCCCCAAGAACAGCTAGAATTGAGCCGCCAACGGGCATTAATTGGTCTTAAAGCTCAGTTAGATGACCCTGGAAGCTTAGGAAGACGGGTATTTCAACAAGCAATTTACCCAGAGAATCATCCTTTTTACACCTTCCCCACGGAAGCAAGTTTAAAGAGTATTAGCCGGGAAGATGTTGTGCGTTTCTACCGTCAATATTACCGACCAGATACGACTACCATCGCCTTAGTTGGTGATTTTGACCCAGACAAGGTTAAAAAATTACTCAATCAATCTTTTGGTAAATGGCAAGCAATTGGTCAACCGCCAACGCTGAAGGTATCTAATGTAGCATTACCCAAAACTTTAACAAGGATGAACAAAGTGATTCCTGGTAAAGCCGAGGCTGTGACATATATTGGTTACAGTGCCATCTCCCGGAAAGACCCGCGTTATTATGCCGCATTAATACTGAATCAAATTTTGGGCGGTGATACCTTATCCAGTCGATTGGGAACAGAAGTACGCGATCGCCTGGGTTTGACTTATGGTATTTATAGTGGGTTTGCGGCTGGCATAAATCCTGGCCCCTTCCTGATTTCCATGCAGACAGCCCCCACAGATGCAGATAAAGCGATCGCTAGTACAATAGCTTTACTCAAACAATTACGCGAACAGGGCGTAACTGAAGCCGAAGTCAACACAGCCAAACGCACAATTACTAATAGTTACCCTGTAGATTTGGCTAATCCAAGTAATGTATCTAGCATCATCTTGGATAATTCTGTGTATGGGTTATCAACCTCAGAACTCCGCGATTTTCCCCAACAAATCCAAGCTGTAACTATGGCTGATGTGCAACAAGCAATTCAAGATTTAATCAAGCCAGAAAATCTAGTAATTGTCACAGCCGGGCCAGGAACAATTCAAAATTCTAAATCCCCTACGGGTAGCTAA
- a CDS encoding heavy metal translocating P-type ATPase: MDNATLKLRGMSCASCAKNVEDAILSVPGVQECNVNFGAEQATIKYDSRATDLQIIQDAVSAAGYSAIPLQEQNLMLGEDDAEKQYRLQESRNLQRKVAIGGIISIVLFIGSLSMMSGLQLPFIPTWLHNPWWQLLLTTPIQFWCGYSFYTNSWKAFKRHSATMDTLIALGTSAAYFYSLFVTISPDFFISQGLGADVYYETAAIVITLILLGRLFESRAKGQTSDAIRKLIGLQAKTARLIRQGKEVDVPIAEVQIGDVVLVRPGEKIPVDGEIISGTSTIDEAMVTGESVPTKKQPGDEVIGATINKTGSFTFQATRVGKDTVLAQIVQLVQQAQGSKAPIQRLADQITGWFVPVVIAIAILTFIIWFNIMGNFTLALITTIEVLIIACPCALGLATPTSVMVGTGKGAENGILIKGAESLELAHKIQTIVLDKTGTITEGKPTVTDFLTVHGTANSNEINLIKLAASVERNSEHPLAEAFVRYAQSQEVKLVDSRDFAAIPGSGVQGIVDNHLVRIGTQRWMTELAIDTTALAQEKERLEYLGKTAVWLAIDNEIQGLIGIADAIKPTSLQAVKALQQLGLEVVMLTGDNRRTAETIAREAGIERVLAEVRPEQKAEVVRQLQERQGAGGRKQGRILSPKSKIQNLKSKIVAMVGDGINDAPALAQADVGFAIGTGTDVAIAASDITLISGDLQGIVTAIQLSRATMNNIRQNLFFAFIYNVAGIPIAAGVLFPIFGWLLNPIIAGAAMAFSSVSVVTNALRLRKFQPKVII, translated from the coding sequence ATGGATAACGCCACCTTAAAATTGCGTGGTATGAGTTGTGCTTCCTGCGCCAAAAACGTTGAGGATGCTATTCTTTCCGTCCCTGGTGTGCAGGAATGTAACGTCAACTTTGGTGCAGAACAAGCAACAATTAAGTATGATTCCCGCGCCACTGATTTACAAATAATTCAAGATGCAGTGAGTGCAGCCGGTTATTCTGCAATTCCCCTCCAAGAACAGAATTTGATGCTAGGTGAAGACGATGCTGAGAAACAGTATCGTCTGCAAGAATCTCGTAATTTACAGCGAAAGGTAGCGATAGGCGGCATTATTAGCATTGTGCTATTTATCGGTTCCTTATCGATGATGAGTGGGTTACAATTGCCCTTCATTCCTACATGGCTGCATAATCCTTGGTGGCAATTATTATTAACCACTCCTATACAATTTTGGTGCGGTTATTCCTTCTATACCAATAGTTGGAAAGCCTTCAAACGCCATAGCGCCACTATGGATACTTTGATTGCTTTAGGTACAAGTGCAGCATATTTCTATTCCCTATTCGTGACAATATCCCCCGACTTTTTCATCAGTCAGGGTTTGGGTGCAGATGTGTATTATGAAACTGCGGCGATTGTTATTACCTTAATTTTATTAGGTAGATTATTTGAAAGCCGCGCCAAAGGGCAAACCTCAGACGCTATCCGTAAGCTTATTGGCTTACAAGCAAAAACTGCACGCTTAATTCGTCAAGGAAAAGAGGTAGATGTACCCATTGCAGAAGTGCAAATTGGCGATGTCGTGTTGGTACGTCCTGGGGAAAAAATACCTGTAGATGGGGAAATTATTAGCGGCACATCCACTATTGATGAGGCGATGGTGACAGGGGAAAGTGTCCCTACTAAAAAGCAGCCAGGGGATGAGGTAATTGGTGCAACTATTAATAAAACTGGCAGCTTCACATTCCAAGCGACACGGGTAGGTAAGGATACCGTACTGGCGCAGATTGTGCAATTAGTGCAGCAGGCTCAAGGTTCTAAAGCACCTATACAGAGATTAGCAGACCAAATCACAGGTTGGTTCGTGCCTGTGGTGATTGCGATCGCCATTCTCACTTTTATCATCTGGTTCAATATCATGGGTAACTTTACCCTAGCATTAATCACGACAATAGAAGTATTAATTATTGCCTGTCCTTGTGCTTTGGGTTTAGCCACACCAACATCTGTCATGGTGGGAACAGGTAAAGGCGCAGAGAACGGGATTTTGATTAAAGGAGCCGAAAGCCTAGAACTAGCGCACAAAATTCAAACCATTGTATTAGACAAAACAGGCACAATTACTGAAGGTAAACCCACAGTTACAGATTTTCTCACAGTTCACGGTACAGCCAACAGTAACGAAATCAATCTAATAAAATTAGCTGCATCTGTGGAACGTAATTCAGAACATCCTTTAGCAGAGGCATTTGTCAGATATGCTCAATCTCAAGAAGTCAAATTAGTAGATAGCCGAGATTTCGCCGCAATTCCCGGTAGTGGCGTACAAGGAATAGTTGACAACCATTTAGTAAGAATTGGCACACAACGCTGGATGACAGAATTGGCAATAGATACCACAGCCCTAGCACAAGAGAAAGAGCGCTTAGAGTATCTAGGGAAAACAGCCGTTTGGTTGGCAATTGATAACGAAATTCAAGGCTTGATAGGTATCGCCGATGCTATTAAACCAACCTCCCTACAAGCCGTGAAAGCCCTACAACAACTTGGTTTAGAAGTTGTCATGCTCACAGGCGACAACCGCCGCACCGCCGAAACCATCGCCCGTGAAGCAGGCATTGAGCGCGTCTTAGCAGAAGTCCGTCCAGAGCAGAAGGCGGAGGTGGTTAGGCAGTTGCAAGAGAGGCAGGGGGCAGGGGGCAGGAAGCAAGGGAGAATTTTATCTCCAAAATCCAAAATCCAAAATCTAAAATCTAAAATTGTGGCGATGGTTGGTGATGGCATTAATGACGCTCCAGCTTTGGCACAAGCTGATGTGGGGTTTGCTATTGGGACTGGTACAGATGTGGCGATCGCTGCTAGTGACATTACCCTAATATCTGGTGATTTGCAAGGTATTGTCACAGCAATTCAACTCAGTCGCGCCACCATGAATAATATTCGTCAAAACCTATTCTTTGCCTTCATCTACAACGTTGCAGGTATTCCCATCGCCGCCGGAGTTCTCTTTCCTATCTTTGGTTGGTTACTCAATCCTATTATCGCGGGTGCAGCAATGGCATTTAGTTCAGTTTCTGTTGTTACTAACGCTCTACGCCTACGTAAGTTTCAGCCAAAAGTAATTATCTAG
- a CDS encoding IS5 family transposase produces the protein MYRRAQKQEKAAENFELPFGGKLASDNRWVIMANMIPWSKFEAEYAEIFSARMGAPAKTFRMALGALIIKEKLGISDRETVEQIRENPYLQYFIGMSAYSNESAFDPSMLVHFRERIDIELVNKINQEIVRKMLENKQEVEVRAKKPEVEDSKSKPANRGKLILDASCAPADISYPTDLGLLNQARKQTETIIDTLYKSLLVRNINKPRTYRNKARKDYLAVAKKRKPTVKERRKAIRKQLQYINRNLTHIQQLINLGASLLKLSNSQYKMLLVVAEVYRQQLWLYENQKISIQDRIVSLNQPHIRPIIRGKAGRTVEFGAKFSASYYDGYVFLDHISWDNFNESGDLKSQVEAYKNYTGYYPESVHVDKIYRTRENRAWCQERGIRISGPPLGRPPQNVSPEKKKQAAYDERIRNCIEGKFGQGKRRFSLGRVMAKLPHTSFTAIAITFLVMNLSTLLLRLFCVFFCLFFKTESFFTSSIIETDISLNLKQQKLIFFLD, from the coding sequence ATGTATCGAAGAGCGCAAAAGCAAGAAAAAGCAGCAGAAAACTTTGAACTACCCTTTGGGGGAAAACTAGCGTCAGATAACCGATGGGTAATCATGGCGAACATGATACCTTGGTCAAAATTTGAAGCAGAGTACGCAGAAATATTTTCAGCAAGAATGGGAGCGCCAGCCAAAACATTTAGAATGGCGTTGGGAGCATTAATAATTAAAGAAAAATTAGGAATAAGTGACAGAGAGACAGTAGAACAAATTCGGGAGAACCCGTATCTGCAATACTTTATAGGAATGTCAGCATATAGTAATGAATCTGCATTTGACCCGTCAATGCTAGTTCATTTTAGAGAAAGGATAGATATAGAATTAGTCAATAAAATCAATCAAGAAATAGTCAGGAAGATGTTAGAAAATAAACAGGAGGTAGAAGTAAGAGCAAAAAAGCCAGAGGTCGAGGATTCAAAAAGTAAGCCAGCCAATAGAGGAAAATTAATATTAGATGCTAGTTGTGCGCCAGCAGACATAAGTTATCCGACAGATTTAGGATTATTAAATCAAGCCAGAAAGCAAACAGAAACAATCATAGATACATTATATAAGTCCTTATTAGTAAGAAATATCAACAAACCAAGAACCTACAGAAACAAAGCAAGAAAGGATTATTTAGCAGTAGCCAAGAAAAGAAAACCAACAGTTAAAGAAAGAAGGAAAGCTATCAGAAAGCAACTGCAATATATCAACAGAAATTTAACTCATATTCAGCAGCTAATAAATTTAGGTGCGTCACTATTAAAACTGAGCAACAGTCAATATAAGATGTTGCTAGTAGTAGCAGAAGTTTATCGTCAACAGTTATGGTTATATGAAAATCAAAAAATTAGTATACAAGACCGCATTGTCAGTTTAAACCAACCACACATTCGTCCGATTATCCGAGGTAAAGCCGGGAGAACAGTAGAGTTTGGGGCTAAGTTTTCAGCTAGTTACTATGATGGCTATGTATTTTTAGACCATATTAGTTGGGACAACTTTAACGAATCAGGAGACTTAAAATCACAAGTAGAAGCATACAAAAACTACACCGGATATTATCCTGAATCAGTTCATGTTGATAAGATTTATCGGACGAGGGAGAATCGAGCTTGGTGTCAAGAAAGGGGAATTAGAATTAGTGGCCCACCACTAGGTAGACCCCCCCAAAATGTCAGCCCTGAAAAGAAGAAACAAGCCGCTTATGACGAAAGGATTCGTAATTGTATTGAGGGCAAGTTTGGACAAGGTAAACGAAGATTTAGCCTTGGTAGAGTTATGGCTAAACTTCCTCATACTTCTTTCACCGCTATTGCCATAACTTTTTTAGTTATGAATCTTTCTACTCTGCTATTACGGCTTTTTTGTGTATTTTTTTGCCTATTTTTCAAAACTGAGTCTTTTTTTACTTCTTCTATTATCGAAACTGATATTTCATTAAACCTTAAACAACAAAAACTTATCTTTTTTCTGGACTGA
- a CDS encoding aldehyde dehydrogenase family protein yields MTPLNCQNYINGEWINAAAETVLNSHNPADKSEVVATFPRSQADDVDRAVAAAREAYKSWRKVPAPARAEYIFRVGELLLQHKEELAQLISREMGKPLTEARGDIQEGIDCAFYSAGEGRRMFGQTTPSEMPNKFAMTVRMPIGVCALITPWNFPVAIPCWKAMPALVCGNTVILKPAEDTPGCATKLIEIFAAAGLPPGVINLVHGVGEEAGKALVEHPDIDLVSFTGSSETGAYVGATCGRTHKRVCLEMGGKNAQVVMEDADLELALDGALWGAFGTTGQRCTATSRLILHRDIKEKFTAMLLERTQKLRLGAGTEANTDIGPIINNRQLHRVREYMNIAREEGAKILIGGEIASDGQLQHGYFFKPTILDNVTPDMRVAREEIFGPVVALIEVSTFEEAIAILNDTKYGLSSSIYTRDINRAFAAMRDIEAGITYINGPTIGAEVHLPFGGVKQTGNGHREAGTTALDVFTEWKSVYVDFSGNLQRAQIDNRS; encoded by the coding sequence ATGACTCCTTTAAACTGCCAAAATTACATCAACGGTGAATGGATAAACGCCGCCGCCGAAACTGTTCTCAACAGTCACAACCCGGCTGATAAGAGTGAAGTTGTTGCTACTTTCCCCCGTTCCCAAGCTGATGATGTTGATAGGGCTGTAGCCGCCGCTCGTGAAGCTTATAAGAGTTGGCGCAAAGTCCCAGCCCCAGCGAGAGCTGAGTACATCTTTCGTGTTGGGGAATTATTACTCCAGCATAAGGAAGAACTCGCCCAATTAATCAGCCGGGAAATGGGTAAACCTTTAACTGAAGCTAGGGGCGATATACAAGAAGGTATTGACTGTGCTTTTTATAGTGCGGGTGAAGGGCGACGGATGTTTGGGCAAACCACACCCTCGGAAATGCCCAACAAATTCGCCATGACTGTGCGAATGCCCATTGGAGTCTGTGCTTTAATTACTCCCTGGAACTTTCCTGTGGCTATTCCTTGTTGGAAAGCCATGCCAGCTTTAGTTTGTGGTAATACAGTTATCCTCAAACCAGCCGAAGATACTCCCGGCTGTGCAACGAAATTAATTGAGATTTTCGCCGCCGCAGGTTTACCACCAGGAGTAATTAACCTAGTGCATGGAGTCGGGGAAGAAGCGGGTAAGGCTTTAGTCGAACATCCAGATATTGATTTAGTCTCATTTACAGGTTCTTCCGAAACTGGTGCTTATGTCGGCGCGACTTGCGGCAGGACTCACAAGCGCGTCTGTTTAGAAATGGGTGGGAAAAATGCTCAAGTGGTGATGGAAGATGCAGACTTAGAACTAGCTTTAGATGGCGCACTTTGGGGAGCTTTCGGCACAACTGGACAAAGGTGTACAGCCACCAGCCGCCTAATTTTGCATCGTGACATTAAAGAAAAATTTACCGCCATGCTCCTAGAACGTACTCAAAAATTACGCTTGGGTGCTGGTACAGAAGCTAACACAGATATCGGGCCGATAATTAATAATCGTCAATTGCACCGGGTGCGCGAATATATGAACATTGCCCGTGAGGAAGGAGCCAAGATTTTAATAGGTGGGGAAATTGCCAGCGATGGGCAGTTACAACATGGTTACTTCTTTAAGCCAACGATTTTAGATAACGTTACACCCGATATGCGAGTTGCCCGTGAGGAGATATTTGGGCCAGTAGTGGCACTGATTGAGGTTAGCACCTTCGAGGAAGCGATCGCCATCCTCAACGATACCAAATACGGTCTATCCTCCTCAATTTACACCCGCGATATCAACCGCGCCTTTGCCGCCATGCGCGACATCGAAGCCGGCATCACTTACATCAACGGCCCCACCATTGGCGCAGAAGTACATCTACCTTTCGGCGGTGTCAAACAGACAGGTAACGGACACCGCGAAGCCGGAACCACAGCCTTAGATGTCTTCACAGAATGGAAAAGCGTTTATGTAGACTTTTCTGGTAATTTACAACGCGCCCAAATTGATAATCGGAGTTAG